GTTAGGTTGAAGAGGTCTTGGAGGGCACGCAGACACAGCTTTCCTTCGCACAGCAGCACCGGCCGCCGCTCGTCGATGAACACGTTCTCCGATAGCTGCTTCTGCAAATTCACGAAGAAGGACGTCATAAAGACAGACAGTAGAGCTAGAGGCAATTACAGAGTTAGTTAAAATCCCGATCTGATACCCGACACTTGGATTGGTGCGTttgtaaacacattaaacaattTGAGGGATTACAGTCGCATTATCCTTCCAGGGAAAATTGCAGCTGATTAAGGTGTTTAAGCCCCTGactgtcagaaataaaaactttaaaaagacattCTCTTCTCTGGTTATTATCCTTGCACAgtcatttacaaaaacacagaggaactgTAGTGAGTAGACTGTACCTGACATGTGACATTGACATAGGGGGGTTCAGAGGCATTGGGGTAGACAGTCAGGGCCTTCTTGCCATTCTGTGTATAATCTCTGATTTCGCTCAGGCACTGCTGCACGTCTGAAAAGCGAGTAAAAAGCCGCTCCATGTTGTGAACGAGCTGCTCCAGCGCGCGCTCCCTGGCGAGGCCCGATGTCTTCTCAGGCATGGGAAGTGTCGGCTCCATGTGGAGTTTGTCTGACGGCTCGAGGCGAGGAGAACTGGCCCGGCTGGAGTCCCTGCTGGTCTGGCCGGCCACCGCCAGGCTGGACATGCGATTGATGTGGTCCATGTCGAAATTCTCCACCGTGATGGAGGAGGCACTGGACGTGGCTCGGTCAGAGAAGTCCACAGAGCTGGTGACGGGGCTGGGCTCGAcgctcttcacctcctccaccagcctgCGCCTGTTGCCTGGTGAACGAATTACTCCCCCTCCAGGCAACAGCAAGTCCTTTATCCCTGGACGCTCCCTGTCGTCCCTAGATATGTGCTCCGAGTGCCTCCTAATCCCTGCAAAGAAATTAGAGGTGGACTCGTGGTTGTGAGTAGAGGGGGATGGTGTGATGGGAGTCTCTCCATCATAGACCAACTCTTTGGCAAACAGACGGAGGATATATTTATCTGTGTTAGAAGACGGGAGGAAGGCAGGGTCATTGGACTTCTGCCTGCccaccatcaacagcagcatcttGTCATTAAGGAAGCACACACCTTTGGGCCTGTCGTTTGTCTGCAGAGAGATCTGCTGAATGTTCGGCATGGCAGAGGCTGTGATGCAGTACACAAGCACCATGTTGCAAGTGTTGGAGGCCACCGCCACCGTGGAGCCACGCGGGTCAAAAGCCACAATGTCGGGAACCAAAATCCCCGGGATGCTGACTTTGCGGGTGGTAGTGACTTTGCGCTCATAGGTGACCAGGATGAGGTGTGAGGAGTCCTGGCCTGACCCCGTCATCGTGTCTCGACGACGCAGGTGAATGAGGGGGCTGGGGTCAGAGCGACGGTGTCTTGCCAAGACGTGGGTGAGGTCTACGGGGCCGGAGCTGGGGATGTAGGATCTCTCCGAAAAAGATCTCCTTCGTGAGTCCACATGGCTGGCCTCCTCTGAGATGAGTGCATGCGAGCCGTGGTCCTGCAGGGACTCACCCTCAGCCGGCATGTCGAACGCTATGCCGGCATTTAACCCACAGAGTTTATCCAGAGGCAGCTCTGTAGCCACTGCTACCTGAGCCTCACCCGTGGGCTCGATGGCACAGATGTAGCCTCCCACATCAAAGATGGGGCAGAAGGAGCAGGCCACCAGGCTCTTCTGGATGTCGTTCCAGATGTAAGAGTGAAGGGCACTGCCGATAGCAACCACCAGGCGTGTGCCGTCTTTAGTCCAGCACGCACAGTGGATAAGTCCACTACCTTTGATATCTGCTTTGGTTCTCCTGTTGTCCAccctgacagaaaacagcacagaagTGTCCCTCTTGGTTAACACGGCCAGAATGTCAAGTTTGGGATGCCACACGCAGCCTTGGGAGAGCAAGGGGAAAGGCTCGCTCATCTCGCAGGTCTGACTGCACAGCAGCTTGTTCTGCTCGAGagcactgagctgcagctgccacaCCGTAACGTGTTTCTTGTGCTGGACCGCCAGCAAGGCAGGTGAGTCCGAGCAGCAGAGCGGGCCCCAGAAGAGCCCGAAGACGTGCTCGAACTGGCCGATGACGTTGGTGTCCCCAAACTTCACCTCGCCattgaggaagaagaaagacgtCAGGCAGACCTGCTTGCCGTCCGTCCACGCTATCCCGTGCACAGGGTGGATGGCTTGGTGTAGAGAGTTGAGACCCGTCCTAAGAAGCTTTGCCTTACCAAGGTCCATCCTGGCAGGTGTGAGGAAGCcttttcaaaagagaaaaagtaagGAAGAAAAGACTTAGAAAGTCAACATGGGTGACAGAGACTTGTATCCGATGTAAACTGGTCCAGCACACGAGTAGCTATTGCTACCTATGCAGATTAAGAATAGCAAAAGCCTCTCCTGTGTCTCCTTCCAAGCCTTAATCCCTCCTGCCTGAGCTGAGGCAGTGGTGACGAACTCTTATATCTGCTTATGCCTGAATGACCTTAACAGCACACAGGTCTTGTTGGGGCCTCAGCTTAACAATACTATGTGTTGAGTGGGAGTGTCTCATCACAGCTTCCACCCCTTCAGTCCTGGTGAAACTGTCAGCATCACTTTGGACCAATCAGgctgtctcctcctcatcaggTAGACATGTTACTTCTTATCAAATGGTCCATGTCCAAAAGTATTTGCACAGGCATTTTAACATCAGAAAAGCACATTAAACTTAAaagtaaatgcaaatgtaacaACTGTACGTAGATGTTAAACACGCTAGAGGCGTTTTTATATCATGTTCAAAAATTAGAGGGATAAAAACTTCATGAGACAAACAAGTTTTCAACTTCACGCACAAAATGAATCATTACATGTAGCCTATTTCATGCTATATGATGGAATCTAACTAATAATTAAGAGTAAAGAGCCACACAAACGTCTCACTTTTGTCTTCACGTACCTTAGAAAAACCACAAGCATCTCCTGTGTAGTCCGTGCGACACACTTAAAATGAGTTTCCCGTCTAAAAACGCACGTTTTGTGGAGCAAAAATGTGTCTCCAACGTTCATTTCTCTCCGACCCGGAAGCAAAACTAACGGCCGCTttcagtgcatcatgggaaatgtagttgaGCTGTAACTTCGTCGTGTTCTTTTGCGTGTCCGTTAGAGGGCGCTGCGTGGCGTTCACATCCAAACATCCAGCACTTTTTGAGAactaaaaacatacaaatatttaatgtttatacGAAGTATAGCTGgaacttaaaacaaaaatggctgGCGGTATGTTAGCTTAGGAGTTTAGCAATCGCGTCCGCGAGACGACGACGGTTTGTCGAGGCTGCGGACGACGTGCGTGCTGCAGTTGTCGATCTCGACGCCGTCTCGCCACGAACGGGAGAATATCTTGGCGGCGCCTCACTCGGTCTTGGCGGTGGCTGCTGCTCGGTGCTCGGTCCCGTGAATGCATCGCTTCCACCGACACAGTCCGACTCGCAGCTGCAAAAACGGCTAACACCGGCTGTCGAAGCGGCTTTTTTTAAGGCTGTATGGTCCAGAGCTGATCCCCCGAAGTAGCTACAACCATGGGCGTGGAAGTCGAGACAATATCTCCCGGCGACGGtaagttgatttttttgttttgtattttttttatccgCTTGTGTGTGCTCTGAcgcgggggaggaggaggtggttgtggcggcggcagcggcggcagcagcagcggcggggTCGGGGCTCGGTAGTTCCCCGGAATGTCGTTCAAATGTTGTTGAATATCAGCATAATGTGCTTTAAAATGTCGATTTTAACCTTATAGCACGCGAGGCTGCTAACTCATTAGAAAACCAGCAACTATTAATAGTATTCGGGTTATTATTTTGGGGGCTAAAACCCAGatttatgttgctgttgtttttttttaaccgtgCAATTCACCATCACTTGACTCCTGCACTGCATCCTTCTAGAAGCCTCCACAGTTTAACTGCTCTCTTTTAAATTATGAATTTGCTCCCAGGTAGATATAAAAGGGGTTGTTTCTCTCAGTCTCATGTACCACTAATGTAATTAACTCAGAGTTATGTGATATAAACCCCCACCTTACTAGAAAGTGAAGCCTCCAGGGCCAGAAGTTTTTACATGACTATGAGACTTAACAGACGCATATTAACTTCCAAAGTGTGTCTGCAggcatgagagaaaaaaaaggcacagcaTTCCTGGCCagatgttggaaaaaaaaaaaaaacagccattgtTAATCTGCAAGATTAGCCTGGAAAGCCTGCGaggtgcacaaacacataacaacactttgtttttctctctctctgttcacagGAAGAACATTTCCAAAGAAGGGCCAGACATGTGTTGTTCATTACATAGGTAACTGCGTCTCTCTTGTCTTGTCCTGTCTCCATGCTGAAGGGGAGGAAATgtgtccttctgtgtgtgtgtgtgtgtgtgtgacagtatcTGCTGCACAGTACATCTCAGTTTTCAGCTCCTCTCACACTGTCTTTTTGCAGGACGTGTATGCACCTGTGTGTCGCACAATACAGTCTCAAACAAACCCAGGGAGGAGCCGCCACCACgcccaaccaaaaaaaaaaaacaaaacaagaaagaaacatgCACCGTGCACattcatgtacacacacgctttctttttttttgtttttcctgttattCTCCCAGTCAGATTGcccaatttctttctttctttcgttttttttctttgaggcGGGGCCCGGGTTAGACGCCGAGACGTTTTTTGGGAAATAAATTTGGGTTATTGGGTGCCCCGGGGGTGTAGCAGGCCAGACAACTAGGTCAGACAGAAAGTAAACAAAGCCTAGTTCACATGTCATCAGTCTGTCTGAGCATCGCAGGCTTTT
This region of Acanthopagrus latus isolate v.2019 chromosome 22, fAcaLat1.1, whole genome shotgun sequence genomic DNA includes:
- the LOC119012194 gene encoding WD repeat and coiled-coil-containing protein, with translation MDLGKAKLLRTGLNSLHQAIHPVHGIAWTDGKQVCLTSFFFLNGEVKFGDTNVIGQFEHVFGLFWGPLCCSDSPALLAVQHKKHVTVWQLQLSALEQNKLLCSQTCEMSEPFPLLSQGCVWHPKLDILAVLTKRDTSVLFSVRVDNRRTKADIKGSGLIHCACWTKDGTRLVVAIGSALHSYIWNDIQKSLVACSFCPIFDVGGYICAIEPTGEAQVAVATELPLDKLCGLNAGIAFDMPAEGESLQDHGSHALISEEASHVDSRRRSFSERSYIPSSGPVDLTHVLARHRRSDPSPLIHLRRRDTMTGSGQDSSHLILVTYERKVTTTRKVSIPGILVPDIVAFDPRGSTVAVASNTCNMVLVYCITASAMPNIQQISLQTNDRPKGVCFLNDKMLLLMVGRQKSNDPAFLPSSNTDKYILRLFAKELVYDGETPITPSPSTHNHESTSNFFAGIRRHSEHISRDDRERPGIKDLLLPGGGVIRSPGNRRRLVEEVKSVEPSPVTSSVDFSDRATSSASSITVENFDMDHINRMSSLAVAGQTSRDSSRASSPRLEPSDKLHMEPTLPMPEKTSGLARERALEQLVHNMERLFTRFSDVQQCLSEIRDYTQNGKKALTVYPNASEPPYVNVTCQKQLSENVFIDERRPVLLCEGKLCLRALQDLFNLTIVEMMYGPLWVVLVADPDGFVPLTFKPKEELTVRNGKRKTNLRAPGSPETSCPSSPAPCQNPNTTTEAPVY